The Brachypodium distachyon strain Bd21 chromosome 4, Brachypodium_distachyon_v3.0, whole genome shotgun sequence nucleotide sequence TCAACCGAAGGGATTGACTGTTTGTATCCCTTCTAGAGTACTCCAGTCGGTAGTGTGCTGACTCAGTGAGAATAGGAAAAGAGGAAGCGCCCATGAATTTTTTTGAGTCTTCAAGCTTCAGTTACTGCATGATAGAAACTTAAAAAGGCACACGTCTGGAATCTTCAATTGCTGCATGATAGTCAGCGTTGCAACAGAGGAATGGTGACGTGGGCCGGTGAGAAGGCAGCCTAATTATGTAATGCACATTAAACTTTGCTGAGATGAACGGGTTGCATGTGAAGAGAATTAGCGGGGGGTTATTTGCTGCTGCATGTGAAGCACCAGGTTTGAGCATGCAAATAATAAATGCATTTAATGGGTACGAATTATAGATATGGCTGTACATTTATAGACAATTATTAGAATAATCTTTCGAGATTATGAGTTGAAACGCGTGGGTTTTGGGTTGGAGGTCCATAAATATGGCCTCCCGTGCAAAGGCACAGTTCATAGAAAGCAATCTAGCAACCTCGCAAGTCGCAAAACCTTTAGTGTAGTCAATTAGCCCCAACAATGCTGAGATCCTTCCCCTCCGTGGCCGTGGCAACGTTGCTCCTCGTGGCAACGTTGCTATACCTCCTCCATATGTTTCTTTCAACGAGGAGCTGCAGGATCTTTAGCTCACCACCGGCCAGGCCTGGGGCAGTGGGGCCGcggcttcttcctccaggCCCGTCGCCATGGCCGGTGGTGGGAAGCCTGCCGGAGATGACTTTGAACAAGCCAGCGTTTCGGTGGATCCACCGCGTGATGCACGATCTAGGCACCGATATCGCCTGCTTCCGTCTCGGCGGTGTCCACGTGATCCCCGTGACGTGCCCCAGGATCGCTAGGGAGGTGCTCCATAGGCAGGACGCCAACTTTGCGTCCCGCCCGTTGAGCTTCGCCTCGGGCGCCGTCAGCGGCGGATACGTTGATGTCGTGCTGGCACCCTTCGGGGAGCAATGGAAGAACATGCGCCGGGTGGTCCTCTCGGAGATCGTCTGCCCTTCCCGCCATAAGTGGCTCCATGAGTGGCGCGCCCAAGAGGCCGACAACCTCACACGCTACGCCTACAGCCTCGCCCTGCAGCGCGCAGCCGTGGATGTGAGGCACGTGGCGCAGCATTACTGCGGCAACGtcatccgccgcctcctgtTCGGCAGACGATACTTTGGTGGAGGGGGGATTGAGGACGGCGGGCCGGGGCCGCTGGAGGTCGAGCACGTGGACGCCTCCTTGGCCACGCTGGGGATGGTCTACGCGTTCTGTGTCAGCGACTACCTCCCATGCCTGCTCGGGCTCGACCTCGACGGCCACGAGAAGAAGGTAAGGGCGGCCCTCTCCAAGATGGACAGGCTGCATGACGCGGTCATTCATGAGAGGTGGCGGCAGTGGAAGTCTGGCGagaggcggccggaggaggtcgaggaCTTCCTCGACATCCTCATCTCGTTTAAGGACGCGCCGCTCTCAATCGACGAGGTCAGAGCTCTCTGCAGGGTACGTAAGAACTAACTCCTCTTCTAGATCTCTCCATCGATGCATGCACCCAAGTGAACACGTAGCAAAATCAAAGGGAGTGTTTATCTTTCGGTCGATTTAGAAATTATTATTTCTCATCATTTCCCATTGCGTGAATCTCATGTGATTTGATCAAACGGTTATTCGCATCGacttagaaaaatatatagttaGTTCTCAGTCGCCTTAGAAAATAGCAAAGCTCCAAAATTAATTGAGTTCATGCAGGACATAGTTTTGGCGGCGCTGGACAACCCGTCGAACGCGGTGGAGTGGGCGATGGCGGAGATGGTGAACCAGCCGGAGCTGCTGGAGAAGGCAGTGGAGGAGCTGGACCAGGTGGTGGGGCGCGACCGGCTGGTGCAGGAGTCAGACATCCTGAAGCTCCGGTACGCCAAGGCGTGCATCCGGGAGGCGTTCCGGCTCCACCCGGTGGCGCCCTTCAATCTGCCGCACGTGGCGCTCGCCGACGCCACTGTGGCGGGCTACCACATCCCCAAGGGCAGCCACGTCCTCCTTAGCCGGGTCGGGCTGGGCCAGAACCGGGCCGTCTGGCCCGACCCGCTGCGCTTCGACCCGGAGCGCCACTTGGTGAACAATGACGTGGCGCTGGCAGAGAGCGAGCTGAGGTTCATCTCCTTCAGCACGGGCCGTCGCGGGTGCATGGCCGCGTGGCTCGGGACGGCCATGAGCGTCATGCTCTTCGGGAGGCTCCTGCAAGGATTCACCTGGAGCAAGCCGGAAGGCGTGGAGGTTATCAGTCTCAAGGAGGCCCAGCATGACCTCTTCATGGAAAAGCCGCTGTTGCTTCATGCCGAGCCACGCCTCCCGGTGCACCTCTACCGAGCGGCTAGCTGCTTAACCGGTTAATTAGCTGCTGCTTTGGGAAATAACTCCAATTTTCTCCATATATGGTGTTGGATCGAGTGGCTAGTGTTTGGGGGGAAAGAGAGATTCCCCTTGATTTATCTAGTCTaatgcaataaaaaaaagggtgtATTGGGTCCTACTACCCCTAGGTGTCTTCTCTTATACGCATCGCCGTCTAATGAGTATGAGAAATACAAGATCCTCGtgcgcgccgcggccggcgtcTTCCATAGTGCGGGGCGTTGGGCATGGATGGGCAAGAGGCCGTGGACGTGGAGCCCCGCCGACTCGAGCTCGCCGGTTCTCTTCGACCCGCGGAGCACCCGGACGGCCGCACCGTCTTCGTGTCCGCGCAGCAGCGCCGGGCCGGCGGCACCGGGCCGGACCTCAGCGAGTGGACTTGACACGGCGGCTGGCTGCTGCCATTCTTCGAGGCCCAGCTCGACGCGTGGGTCGGGCTCTGCCGCGAGCAGCACGATCCGGACAGCGGGCGGCGCGACGCCGTGCTGGCGCACATGGGGGATGCCAGGTTCTGCGTCGTGGAGCGCGCGGCGCGGGACGGCGGCCGCGAGTGGGTGCTCCATGTCACCACGTTCCTGTCAGGTATGGCAAGCGCGGCGGCCTCACGGTCGCGGATCGCCGCCACGTCGGATCCTACCTGGTGCCCAGGCACAATATGTTCTTCAAAGTGCAGGCATTCTTCgtgtaacaaaaaaaattttAGCTCGATGTTTAAGAACGAAAACAAAATTGCCGCGCCAAGCATTCCTAGGATATATACTCTCACGTCTTTCGCTTGGCGGCGACCTGTGTGATAGTAAAGGAAGTTTTCGAATCTTATTTGTTAATTCTTACCTGCTCAACGGCTAAGTGCCTATGCTTTGGGTAAACTGGTAAAGAAAAACGAGTAACGAAGAATCGCCAGAAGAGAGAATATTTTGCTTCATGGATTCTCGTGGCACAAAAAGTGAATCTAAGGTACGAGTACTAGTTAAAATACGTCGAACCAACTGCGCACCATGAATCTAAGGTACGAGTACTACGTTATC carries:
- the LOC100844404 gene encoding tyrosine N-monooxygenase translates to MLRSFPSVAVATLLLVATLLYLLHMFLSTRSCRIFSSPPARPGAVGPRLLPPGPSPWPVVGSLPEMTLNKPAFRWIHRVMHDLGTDIACFRLGGVHVIPVTCPRIAREVLHRQDANFASRPLSFASGAVSGGYVDVVLAPFGEQWKNMRRVVLSEIVCPSRHKWLHEWRAQEADNLTRYAYSLALQRAAVDVRHVAQHYCGNVIRRLLFGRRYFGGGGIEDGGPGPLEVEHVDASLATLGMVYAFCVSDYLPCLLGLDLDGHEKKVRAALSKMDRLHDAVIHERWRQWKSGERRPEEVEDFLDILISFKDAPLSIDEVRALCRDIVLAALDNPSNAVEWAMAEMVNQPELLEKAVEELDQVVGRDRLVQESDILKLRYAKACIREAFRLHPVAPFNLPHVALADATVAGYHIPKGSHVLLSRVGLGQNRAVWPDPLRFDPERHLVNNDVALAESELRFISFSTGRRGCMAAWLGTAMSVMLFGRLLQGFTWSKPEGVEVISLKEAQHDLFMEKPLLLHAEPRLPVHLYRAASCLTG